Proteins encoded together in one uncultured Sphaerochaeta sp. window:
- a CDS encoding 3-ketoacyl-ACP reductase codes for MPKTILVTGGSRGIGRGICLSLASRGYSVIINYAGNKEAALETQHLCQEAATDKNQAFFIIQGDISDEQQQNQLVSQAFAFTGSLDGLVNNAGVAPKERADLLQMSPESYDRLMYTNLRGPVFLTQKIANRWQENSTLQGKIIVFITSVSATMVSVNRGEYCISKAGLGMAASLFSTRLAPEGALVYEIRPGIIKTDMTSAVEGKYDSLLAEGLVPQMRWGTPQDIGKTVSSLFEGALPFSSGTVITVDGGLAIPRL; via the coding sequence ATGCCAAAAACCATTCTGGTCACCGGCGGAAGCCGAGGAATTGGAAGAGGAATCTGCCTCTCGCTCGCCTCACGTGGGTACTCGGTTATCATAAACTATGCAGGGAACAAGGAAGCTGCCTTGGAAACCCAACATCTATGCCAAGAAGCCGCAACTGACAAAAACCAAGCTTTCTTCATCATACAAGGCGACATCTCCGATGAACAACAACAAAACCAACTTGTCTCCCAAGCATTCGCATTCACCGGTTCACTGGATGGGCTGGTCAATAACGCAGGTGTTGCACCAAAAGAACGAGCAGACTTGTTGCAGATGAGCCCAGAATCGTATGACCGACTTATGTACACAAACCTGAGAGGACCTGTCTTTCTTACCCAGAAGATTGCAAACCGATGGCAAGAAAACTCCACTTTGCAAGGAAAGATCATCGTATTCATCACTTCTGTCTCAGCTACCATGGTGTCGGTAAACCGAGGCGAGTACTGCATCAGCAAGGCAGGGCTGGGGATGGCTGCATCCCTCTTCTCAACCCGACTTGCACCTGAGGGTGCACTCGTGTACGAAATCCGACCGGGTATCATCAAGACCGATATGACCTCAGCGGTAGAGGGAAAGTATGACTCCCTGCTTGCAGAAGGGCTGGTACCACAGATGCGCTGGGGTACGCCCCAGGACATCGGCAAGACGGTAAGTTCCCTCTTCGAGGGTGCGCTCCCCTTCTCCAGCGGAACAGTCATCACTGTTGACGGTGGGCTTGCGATCCCCAGGCTGTAA